A segment of the Sanyastnella coralliicola genome:
GGAAGTTGTTGATCACTATTGCGGGATTGGTAGCGTTCTACGGGGTAGGATGTATCCTTTACTTGATCGGGACAGGAATCGGTGTCTGGGGTCTGAACAAGACCGTAGGATGGGCCTGGGATATCACCAACTTCGTATGGTGGGTAGGTATCGGTCACGCTGGAACCCTGATCTCGGCCGTACTACTTCTGTTCCGTCAGAAGTGGCGTATGGCGATCAACCGCTCGGCAGAGGCGATGACCATCTTTGCCGTAATCATGGCGGCGATCTTCCCGGGAATCCACATGGGTCGTATCTGGTGTGCTTACTGGGTATTCCCATTGCCAAACCAGTTCGGTTCACTTTGGGTGAACTTTAACTCACCACTTCTCTGGGACGTATTCGCGATCTCGACTTACTTCTCGGTATCGTTGGTGTTCTGGTACATCGGGTTGATTCCTGACTTCGCAACGATCCGTGATCGTATGGTGAAGCCACTACCTAAGAAGATCTACGGTATCCTGGCTTTTGGTTGGTCAGGACGAGCTAAGAACTGGACGCGATTTGAAGAAGTATCACTTGTACTTGCAGGAATCGCAACACCACTTGTATTCTCGGTACACTCGATCGTATCGATGGACTTCGCAACGTCGGTGATTCCTGGATGGCACACTACGATCTTCCCACCTTACTTCGTATCGGGAGCGGTATTCTCTGGATTCGCCATGGTACAAACGCTTCTCTTGATCATGCGTAAAGCCATGAACCTTGAGAACTACATCCACGTTCGTCACGTGGAGTACATGAACATCGTAATCATCGTTACGGGTTCTATCGTAGGTGTGGCTTACCTAACAGAGCTATTCATCAGCTGGTACTCAGGAGTTGAGTACGAATCATACGCATTCATCAACCGATTCTCTGGACCGTACTCCTGGTCTTACTGGATCATGATGACATGTAACGTGATCTCACCACAGCTATTCTGGGTGAAGAAATGGCGTCGAAGCTTGACGTTCACATTCGTTCTTTCGATCGTCGTGAACATCGGTATGTGGTTCGAGCGCTACGTGATCATCGTTACTTCGATCCACCGTGACTACAACCCATCTTCATGGGGTGAGTTCCACGCAACATCGATTGATATCGGAATCTTCGTTGGAACGATTGGAATCTTCTCAACGCTGTTCTTGTTGTTCGCACGCTTCTTCCCTGTGCTAGCACTGAACGAGTTGAAGTCGATCCTGAAGTCTTCTGGAGAGAACTTTAAGAAACTACACCACACTGACAATCACTAAGATGAGCAAGAAAGTATTCCACGTAATGTTCGATGACGAGGAAAAGCTGATGCACTCAGCTGAAGGCCTTGTCGAAAAAGGGATTAAAGTCAAAGATGTGTACTCACCATTCCCGATTCACGGATTGGATCCAATCATCGGAGTGAAGAGAACACGTTTGGCCATTGCATCTTTCATGTACGCTTCTACAGGAACTGCACTTGCACTTCTTGGAATGTGGTACTTCATGATCAGTGACTGGCCGATG
Coding sequences within it:
- the nrfD gene encoding NrfD/PsrC family molybdoenzyme membrane anchor subunit — translated: MQKEAAIREPLILGDKSYKDITDDVVGPIEGPAPRTWKLLITIAGLVAFYGVGCILYLIGTGIGVWGLNKTVGWAWDITNFVWWVGIGHAGTLISAVLLLFRQKWRMAINRSAEAMTIFAVIMAAIFPGIHMGRIWCAYWVFPLPNQFGSLWVNFNSPLLWDVFAISTYFSVSLVFWYIGLIPDFATIRDRMVKPLPKKIYGILAFGWSGRAKNWTRFEEVSLVLAGIATPLVFSVHSIVSMDFATSVIPGWHTTIFPPYFVSGAVFSGFAMVQTLLLIMRKAMNLENYIHVRHVEYMNIVIIVTGSIVGVAYLTELFISWYSGVEYESYAFINRFSGPYSWSYWIMMTCNVISPQLFWVKKWRRSLTFTFVLSIVVNIGMWFERYVIIVTSIHRDYNPSSWGEFHATSIDIGIFVGTIGIFSTLFLLFARFFPVLALNELKSILKSSGENFKKLHHTDNH